The following proteins come from a genomic window of Carassius auratus strain Wakin chromosome 18, ASM336829v1, whole genome shotgun sequence:
- the LOC113118749 gene encoding short transient receptor potential channel 6-like: MTSMNSWSNDDFQRHALAKSRRMAMRRPAYMFNARYNSLSPTEERFLEAAEYGNIPVIRRMLEELPDLNFNCVDYMGQNALQLAVANEHLEVTELLLRKENLARVGDALLLAISKGYIRIVEAILGHQAFADTSKLTSSPLQAETQDDFFAYDEDGTRFSHDITPIILASHCHEYEIVHILLRKGAHIARPHDYFCKCNSCLYHQGHDSFSHSRSRINAYKGLASPAYLSLSSEDPVLTALELSNELAVLANIEKEFKNDYQKLSMQCKDFVVGLLDLCRNTEEVEAILNGDTVAGGHFDKGGRPNLVRLKLAIKYELKKFVAHPNCQQQLLSIWYENLSGLRQQTTAVKLLVVLGVVVGLPILALLYWIAPSSKLGKIIRGPFLKFVAHAASFTIFLGLLIMNAADRFQGTSLLPNMTIHDHPSQLFRMKTTPFTWMEMLIISWVVGMIWAECKEIWSQGPREYLLEPWNLLDFGMLAIFVTSFIARFMAFWHANVAQSYVDKHYTDLSNITLPLEIEYYRLARIHWVPSDPQLISEGLYAIAVVLSFSRIAYILPANESFGPLQISLGRTVKDIFKFMVIFIMVFVAFMIGMFNLYSYYRGAKQNGAFTTVEESFKTLFWAIFGLSEVKSVIINNGHKFIENIGYVLYGVYNVTMVIVLLNMLIAMINNSFQEIEDDADVEWKFARAKLWFSYFEEGGTLPVPFNLIPSPKSVISLAMNLKQLLLIPLHRHKENLKEDTELNESGKQKESSEKNSPHTSRYQRIMKRLIKRYVIKAQTDKEGDEVNEGELKEIKQDISSLRYELLEEKSRQTEELAELVRKLGERMAGQRTL, encoded by the exons ATGACTTCtat GAATAGCTGGAGCAATGATGACTTTCAGAGGCATGCATTGGCTAAGAGCCGGCGCATGGCTATGCGAAGACCGGCCTACATGTTTAATGCCCGTTACAATAGTCTATCGCCAACAGAAGAACGTTTCCTAGAGGCGGCAGAGTATGGAAATATCCCTGTCATCCGTAGGATGCTAGAAGAACTCCCAGACCTTAATTTCAACTGTGTGGACTACATGggccagaatgcattgcagcttGCGGTTGCCAATGAGCACCTGGAAGTGACTGAACTCTTGCTGAGGAAAGAGAACCTGGCCAGGGTTGGTGATGCTCTGCTTTTAGCCATAAGTAAAGGCTACATTCGTATTGTGGAGGCCATTTTGGGCCACCAAGCCTTTGCGGACACATCTAAACTTACTAGCAGCCCCCTCCAGGCAGAGACGCAAGACGACTTCTTTGCCTATGATGAGGATGGCACTCGGTTTTCCCATGATATTACACCCATTATACTAGCTTCTCATTGCCATGAATATGAGATTGTGCACATTCTGCTAAGAAAGGGTGCCCACATTGCACGACCACATGACTACTTTTGCAAATGCAACAGCTGCCTCTATCACCAGGGGCACGACTCTTTTAGCCATTCGCGTTCAAGAATCAATGCCTACAAAGGGCTGGCAAGCCCTGCCTACCTTTCCCTGTCCAGCGAGGATCCGGTACTGACGGCTTTGGAGCTCAGCAATGAACTGGCTGTACTGGCCAACATAGAAAAAGAGTTCAAG AACGATTATCAAAAGCTGTCTATGCAATGTAAGGATTTTGTAGTTGGACTTCTGGATCTGTGTCGGAATACAGAGGAGGTTGAAGCCATTCTAAATGGAGACACAGTGGCAGGTGGCCACTTTGACAAGGGTGGCAGACCTAATCTAGTTCGCTTAAAACTGGCCATCAAATACGAGCTGAAAAAG TTTGTAGCCCATCCAAACTGCCAACAGCAGCTTTTGTCCATATGGTATGAGAATCTGTCAGGGCTCAGGCAGCAAACCACAGCTGTCAAGTTGCTGGTGGTTCTGGGGGTGGTGGTTGGACTTCCCATCCTGGCCTTACTGTACTGGATAGCACCCTCAAGCAAG TTGGGGAAGATCATACGTGGTCCTTTCTTAAAATTTGTGGCACACGCAGCTTCTTTCACAATCTTTCTTGGCCTTCTCATTATGAACGCTGCTGACCGTTTCCAAGGGACATCTCTCTTACCAAATATGACCATCCACGACCACCCGTCCCAGTTGTTCCGCATGAAGACCACCCCTTTTACCTGGATGGAAATGCTGATTATTTCCTGGGTCGTAG GAATGATTTGGGCTGAATGTAAAGAGATATGGTCTCAGGGTCCTCGGGAATATCTGCTGGAGCCATGGAATTTGCTGGACTTTGGAATGCTGGCCATTTTTGTGACTTCATTCATTGCTAGATTTATGGCATTTTGGCATGCAAATGTTGCACAGAGTTATGTCGACAAGCACTACACAGATCTATCAAACATTACCTTGCCCCTTGAGATAGAATACTATCGTCTTG CTCGCATCCACTGGGTTCCTTCAGACCCTCAGCTGATCTCTGAGGGCCTTTATGCCATCGCAGTGGTTCTGAGCTTCTCTCGGATTGCGTACATCCTACCGGCGAATGAGAGCTTTGGGCCCTTGCAGATCTCTCTGGGTAGGACTGTGAAGGATATATTCAAATTCATGGTGATCTTCATAATGGTGTTTGTGGCTTTCATGATTGGAATGTTTAACCTCTACTCGTACTATCGTGGAGCCAAGCAGAATGGCGCCTTCACAAC GGTTGAGGAAagctttaaaactttattttgggcTATTTTTGGACTTTCTGAGGTCAAGTCTGTCATCATCAACAACGGGCACAAATTCATTGAGAATATTGGCTATGTGCTTTACGGTGTCTACAACGTTACCATGGTTATCGTCTTACTCAACATGCTCATCGCCATGATCAACAACTCATTTCAGGAAATTGAG GATGATGCAGATGTGGAGTGGAAATTTGCCAGGGCTAAGCTGTGGTTTTCGTACTTTGAAGAAGGAGGGACGCTGCCTGTGCCCTTTAACCTCATCCCCAGCCCAAAATCAGTCATCAGCCTGGCTATGAATCTCAAACAGCTCCTGCTAATACCTCTTCACAGACACAAAGAGAACCTGAAGGAGGACACAGAGCTCAATGAG tCGGGTAAACAAAAAGAATCCAGTGAGAAGAATTCACCTCATACAAGTCGTTACCAG AGGATCATGAAAAGGCTAATCAAACGATATGTGATCAAAGCACAGACTGACAAAGAGGGAGATGAAGTAAATGAAG GGGAACTAAAGGAGATAAAGCAGGATATCTCAAGTTTGCGCTATGAGCTGCTGGAGGAGAAATCCCGTCAGACGGAGGAGCTAGCAGAACTAGTCAGGAAACTGGGAGAGAGAATGGCTGGTCAACGAACCCTATAG
- the LOC113118614 gene encoding progesterone receptor produces the protein METKTNSRMETVNTSLADSTEMRTGISSFVEKFTDESLGHGRVSVRNFGDAGSLRSSAPGSSSHGLDQLSFLDLPLDTKTYTDQMDEFLKVESGQWSEKALRPKETDVSESAYIKDEHEQSLIMEPPNTDFDLGLNISALDSCYDPAEKKQQCDFIEDSSTLLSSQAAQQVAVDSSSNFQLDMNQSTLVLPPPRRVSPSLGRGMLNFDGTSAATTMSKTDISKWVSPANSPFWYPTTNEEHAGYSSPEGFISRSQTVYTAFPGVPSQRLCVICGDEASGCHYGVLTCGSCKVFFKRAVEGHHNYLCAGRNDCIVDKIRRKNCPSCRLRKCYQAGMMLGGRKMKRIVGLKVMGLNPSLMFQGPLPLLADGQTVSSVPCMPAIRELQLSPQMINILENIEPQVVYSGYDNSQPELPHLLLNSLNRLCERQLLWIVRWSKSLPGFRNLHINDQMTLIQYSWMGLMLFSLGWRTFQNVTSDYLYFAPDLILSQDQMRRSPIYDLCLAMQFVPQEFANLQVTKEEFLCMKALMLLNTVPLEGLKSQTQFDEMRQNYICELTKVIQLKEKGVVASSQRFYHLTKLMDTMHEITKKVNLYCLTTYIQADAMKVEFPEMMSEVIASQLPKVLAGMVKPLMFHNK, from the exons ATGGAAACCAAAACTAACAGCAGAATGGAAACTGTGAACACTTCTCTCGCTGATTCCACAGAGATGAGGACTGGAATAAGTAGTTTCGTCGAAAAATTTACGGACGAGAGTTTAGGGCACGGCAGGGTCTCCGTGCGTAATTTTGGAGACGCGGGGTCTTTACGCAGCAGCGCGCCTGGCTCAAGCAGCCACGGTCTGGATCAGCTCTCTTTTCTTGACTTGCCCCTCGATACCAAAACGTATACTGACCAAATGGATGAATTTCTGAAAGTTGAAAGCGGACAGTGGAGCGAAAAAGCGCTTCGGCCCAAGGAGACAGATGTTTCGGAGAGTGCGTATATTAAAGATGAGCATGAGCAGTCTCTCATCATGGAGCCACCCAACACTGATTTCGACCTCGGCTTAAACATCAGCGCCTTGGATAGCTGCTATGATCCAGCCGAAAAGAAACAGCAGTGCGACTTTATTGAGGACTCTTCAACTTTGCTCTCATCTCAAGCTGCCCAACAGGTGGCTGTGGACAGTTCCTCTAACTTTCAGCTGGACATGAATCAATCTACATTGGTTTTGCCACCTCCGAGAAGAGTATCGCCTTCTCTCGGCAGAGGTATGTTGAATTTCGATGGAACGAGTGCAGCTACCACGATGTCCAAAACGGACATTTCCAAATGGGTTTCACCCGCGAACTCTCCGTTCTGGTATCCAACCACTAATGAAGAGCACGCTGGATACTCTTCACCGGAGGGGTTCATCTCGCGCTCACAGACAGTCTACACGGCATTTCCAGG GGTTCCATCTCAAAGACTGTGTGTTATATGCGGAGACGAAGCTTCGGGTTGTCACTATGGAGTTCTTACCTGTGGAAGCTGCAAGGTGTTTTTCAAGAGAGCTGTTGAAG GTCACCATAACTACCTGTGTGCTGGACGGAATGACTGTATTGTTGATAAAATCAGGAGGAAAAACTGCCCTTCGTGTCGTCTTAGAAAGTGCTACCAGGCAGGGATGATGCTTGGAG GCCGTAAAATGAAGCGGATTGTGGGTTTGAAGGTCATGGGGTTGAATCCATCGCTGATGTTCCAGGGTCCGTTGCCCCTGCTGGCTGATGGTCAGACTGTGTCCTCCGTGCCCTGCATGCCAGCGATCCGTGAGCTGCAGCTGTCACCTCAGATGATCAACATTCTGGAGAACATTGAGCCACAGGTGGTTTACTCTGGCTACGACAACTCGCAACCAGAGCTCCCTCATCTTCTCCTCAACAGTCTCAACAGACTCTGTGAGAGGCAGCTGCTCTGGATTGTCAGATGGTCCAAGTCTCTTCCAG GTTTTCGCAATTTGCACATCAATGACCAGATGACGTTAATCCAGTATTCTTGGATGGGTTTAATGTTGTTCTCGCTGGGTTGGAGAACCTTTCAGAATGTCACCAGTGATTACTTGTACTTTGCGCCCGATCTCATCTTGAGCCA AGATCAGATGAGGAGGTCTCCGATCTACGATTTGTGCTTGGCTATGCAATTCGTTCCACAGGAATTTGCCAACTTGCAAGTGACCAAAGAAGAGTTTCTATGCATGAAGGCTTTGATGCTCCTCAACACTG TTCCTCTGGAAGGCTTGAAGAGTCAAACACAGTTTGATGAAATGAGACAGAACTACATCTGTGAGTTGACGAAAGTCATCCAGCTGAAGGAGAAAGGAGTGGTGGCCAGCTCACAGAGATTCTACCATCTGACCAAACTCATGGACACCATGCACGAG ATTACAAAGAAGGTCAATCTGTACTGTCTGACCACTTACATCCAGGCGGATGCCATGAAGGTGGAGTTTCCAGAGATGATGTCAGAGGTCATTGCATCACAGCTGCCGAAAGTGCTGGCGGGAATGGTCAAACCCCTTATGTTTCACAACAAGTGA